The segment CGAGAAGAAGTACAGCGCCATCATCTGCGCACGGAACGCATCCGGCGCGAGTTGGGTCGTCACGGCCAGGCCGATCGGGGAGATCATCAACTCGGAGACGGCGAAGCCGGCCATCACCGCGACGATGAACAATGCCGGCACGGCCCGCCCTGTGGTGCCGGCGAACGGCAGGAACAGCAGGAACGCCGCACCCATTCCGATGACGCCGTAGGCGAACTTGCGCGGTGTGGTGGGTGCTCGCCGGCCCAGGCGGGTCCACATCACGGCGAACAGCGGTGACAGCGCAATGATCCAGATGGGCTCGATGGAGCCGATCCAGCTCGACGGCGCCGTCCAACCGAAGATCGACCAGTTCATCCGCTCGTCGGAGTACACCGCCAGAACGGTGAAGATCTGCTGGAACAGGGACCAGAACACGGCATTGGCGATGAACAACGGGATGAAGGCGCGAACCCGGGTGCGTTCGCCCGCGTCGACCTTGGGGCTCGTCAGCAACAACGCGAAATAGCCGATCGCGGCGATGATGATGACACCGGTGGTCACCTGCGACAGGTTCGCCAGGGTCACCAGCCCGCTGGCGAAGGCGGCCACCGCAACGGCGACGACGCCCACCCCGACCGCGGCCGCCGGCAGAATACCGCTGCGCGGCAGCGGGTTCGGTACCTCTCGGCCATGGCTGCCCAGGTTGCGGCGGAACACCACGTACTGGGTGAGGCCGAGCGCCATGCCGATCGCGGCGGCGCCGAAGCCGTAGTGGAATCCCATCCGGGTCTGCAGCAGGCCGGTGATCAGCGGCCCGACGAACGCGCCCAGGTTGATTCCGAGATAGAACAGCGTGAAACCACCGTCGGCGCGCGCGTCCCCCTTGTCGTACAGGGTGCCCAGCAGTGAGGAGGCGTTGGCCTTGAGCGCACCGGAGCCGAGCGCGACGAGCACCAGACCGGCTGCCACACCGGTGATTCCGGGCAGCACGGCCAGTGCGATGTGTCCGAGCATGACGACCACGCCGCCGTAGAACACGGTGCGTTCCATGCCGAGCACCCGGTCGGCGAGCCAACCGCCGAGCACCGTCGACAAGTACACCAACCCGCCGTAGGCGCCGACGATCCCGGTCGCTGTCGTCTTGGACAGCTCCAGCCCTCCGTCGGTGGCCGAGTAGTACAGTACCCCAGGATGGTGAGCATCCCGTAGAAGGAGAAACGTTCCCACAGTTCGACGCCGAAAAGGTTGGCCAGCCCGATCGGGTGACCGAACAGTGTGCGTGCCCGCGGTGTTTCGGTCTGGCCCCCGGCCCGATTCGCCCCAGTCATGACCGCCACCTTTCCACGACGTCCGGTCGGGCAACCGCATCCGCCGGAGATGGCGCGCTGCGGTATCCACCCCGGCTAATCCGTACTATTGCTTTCACCTGCCATGAGGTGTGATTTGGCTAATCGTCAACCGAAGATCTTGGCGCTCGGGTGGGTTACCGGGCGCCGCGCAGGTAGTCTCAGCCGGATAACGGGACGGTGGCTGCATCGTCACGACGCGGTTGCCTGCGTGCGGCCGACGAGGGTCCGAAGGGGTACATGTGGACGCGGTGCTCGGATTGTCGATGACACCACGGTCGCTGTCCGTGGTGGTCGTGGGCGGCGGCGATGAGCCGGTCGGCAGCGCACACAACGCCTTCGAGTTGTCGGTGGAGGGATCCGACGGCCGGTCGGCGACCGAACGGGCCACCGCCGCGGTGGAGGCGATCGCGGCTGCCCGCGGCGAACGGCTGACGTCCATCGGCCTCACCTGGAGTGACGATGCGGACGCCGAGGCGTCGCTGTTGATGGAGTCGCTGACCGAATCGGGGTTCGACAATGTGGTCCCGATCCGGTTGCCGGAGGCCACCGAGGCGCTGGCCCGCGGCATGGCCGACGTCATCGGCTGCCGCACCACCGCGGTCTGTGTCATCGAACCGGACGCCGCGATCGCCTTGATCGTGCACACCGGCGACGGTGCGGTGCAGACCGCGGTCAACCACGGGATCGATTCCGACGAGAGCCTCGTCGGTTGGCTGAGCACCGTGTTCGCCCGGGCCGACTGGCAGCCCGAAGCCCTGGTGGTGGTCGGCTCGGCCGGGGGGTTCGACACCGTGCTGCCGCGGTTGGAAGAGGCACTGTCGGTTCCGGTCTTCGCGCCCGCGGAGGCGCCGCTGGCGTTGGCTCGGGGTGCCGCGCTTGCCTCGACCCACAGTGCCGGGCTCCCACTGGACTCCAGCCCGCTGTTTTCCTCGGAGGGTAGCGGACGCCACGCGGCGGTCGAAGCCCGGATTTCGCCGGCCAGCATCCTGACCGGACTCCTGGTCGCCGGCGTCGTGAGCTTCGTGGTGTCGGCGTCGGTGGCGCTCGCCGTCGAGCTCTCGCCACAGCAGCCTCAGGCACGCCCGGCCGTCACCGCCGAGCGCGTCGTCGACGAGGTCCCGGCGGTGCGGCCGAGCCCGAGCGTCGCGCTCCCGTCGCCACCGCCGCCGGCGGCTCCGGTCGTCGCGGAGCCGGTCGAAGCCGTCGCGCCGGTGGTCGAACCCGTCGTGGAATCGGTGCCGCCGCCCGAGGTCAACCCCGTGGTGGACGATGCCCTGGCCGACGGGAATACCCCGGCCGACGGGCCCTATGTCTTGCAGGCCCCGGCCGCCGCGCCACCGCCGCCGGTGGTGGCGCCGCCGACAATGGCGGGCCCACCGCCCGTGGTGGGGCCGGTCTATGACCAGCCCAAGAAACCGCTGCTGCAGCGCATCAGGGATAAGCTGCGGATCGGTGGCGACGATCAACCGCCGCCGATCATCATGAATCCGCCGATGGGCTGAGCGCCGACCCCCGTCTCTGGCTAACATTTCCCGCACTGGGCACGATCTAGGATGTAGTCCAGTACGCCAGGTCCGGATGTCCGGAAACAGGGAGGTCGGGAACTTGCGCATGAACTTTCGGAATGTGCTCGCGACGGCGGGTGTCGCCGCGGTTGCGCTGCTGGGTTCGACGGCCACCGGCGTGGCGGCCGTGTCTACGCCGCCGCAGGCGGTTTCGGTTTCGCCCGCTCCCGGTGATGTCGTGGGGGTCGCCTATCCGGTGACCGTGACATTCGCCGATCCGGTCCGCAACCGCGTTCAGGTCGAACGCGGCATCACGTTCTCGGCCGGCACTGTCCCGGCCGGCACCTTTGACTGGCTGGACGACTCGACGGTGCGTTTCACACCGACCGACTTCTGGCCCGCGCACTCGAGCATCTCGGTCCAGGCGATCGGATTCAAGTCGTCGTTCGATACCGGCGCTCAGGTGGTCGGCGTCGCCGATATCAGCGCCCACACCTACACGGTGAGCATCGACGGAGTGGTCGCCAGAGAGATGCCCGCCTCGATGGGCAAGCCCGGGTTCGCCACCCCGATCGGCCGGTTCACCGCGCTGGGCAAGGAGAGCGTGGTGGTGATGGATTCGCGCACCATCGGCATCCCGCTGGATGATCCGGAGGGCTACAAGCTCACCGTCTACGACGCGGTCCGGGTGACCTGGGGTGGCGTGTACGTGCACGGGGCGCCATGGTCGGTCAGTTCACAGGGGTACGCGAACGTCAGCCACGGCTGCATCAATCTCAGCCCCGACAACGCCGACTGGTACTACAACAACGTCAGCATCGGTGACCCGATCATCGTGCAGGCCTAAGGCTTTCGCGACCGGGCTTTCACGACCGGGTGTGCAGGTGTCGGGCCGTCGGTGAGGTCTCGACGGTGCCCGGGTCCGGGTAGGTGCCCAGCACCCGGTCGGCCGTGCCACTGCTGGTGACGGTGAACCAGTAGTGCTCGTTCTTGAAATGGTGCTGGCGGTGGTTTCGCCAGATCGACCGGTATACCGCGGATTTCGGCTTGTAGTCGGTGTGGATCAGGTAGTGGCACCATTCGTATGCGATGCCGAGCAACGCAAGGGATGTCAAGAAGGTGAGACCGCGTCCGAGGCTGGGGAAGACGACCAGCGCGATCGCCACGGCCAGCGGCAGCACCCACAGCAGCGACTGCCAGGGAATGAACACCAGCGCCACCTCGCGCGGCTCGACGTGATGGTCGCGATGCTTGCGCGACAGCAGCGGATCCACCGTGAGGCCGGCGATCCGGCGCGGACGCCAATGCAGGATCGCCACGTGGATCACCCACTCGACGAACGGGAACACCGCCAGCATCACCAGCGGTACCGCGGCGTCGGTGACCTGCCAGTCGCCGGCGGCCAGCCGGGCGGCGGCCGCGGCGAGCAATGTCGCGGTGAGCATCCACGGCGACGGGTGGCGCAGAAACTCCCGCCCCACGTCGGCCAGCGTCACCCCTCGTCGGGTACTCATCGGTGGTTCTCCAATTCGGTGAGAGCGCCCAGCAGCGCGGTGGTGGCGGGTTCCAGCAGGGCGCGTGCGGCGGCCGCGGCCGCCTCGGCGTCACCGCGCTGCACGGCCTCGGCGATCGCCCGATAGGCCTCCGGGCGGTCGACCTCGGCGGCCATCATGACGGCCAGCGCCGGCAGCGCGGGTTCGTAGGTCGCGCGCAGCGTGTTGTACATCAGCCGGAACGCGATCGAGTCCGCGCCGTCGACCAGGTGGTCCCAGAAGGTGAGCGCGTGGCGCTGGCGCTGCAGCGGATCGGTGTCCTCGCTGAGGGCCTCGATCGCCGCATCCAGCAGCGCGGCCAGCCCCGGCCCGCGCCGCGCCGCCGCGAGTTCGGCCACCTTGGGGCCGTTGTGCAGCCGGGTTTCCAGGATGGAGCGCACAACGGTGGTGTCCAGCTCACCGGCCTGCAACAGCAGCCGGGGGAGTAGGTCCAGGCCGGCGTGCCTGCGGAAGTCGCGCACCGTGGTGGTGTCGCCCTGGCGGATCTCGACGAGGCCGATCGAGGTCAGCCGTTTGAGGGCCTCCCGTATGGCCGGCCGGGAGACTCCGAGCACCTCGGCGAGACGACGCTCGCTGGGCAGCGAATCGCCCGGTTTCATCTCGCCGCTGAGCACCTCGGCGAGGATCTGTTCGAAGACATCCTCGGGAACCGAGCGCCGGTCGACCGGTTGGAGCGCCATGAAACGAGCATGCCACCCCCTTGGTAAGAGGTCAAGTGGTCATACCAGTGATAGGGGTGGGGTCATTCAGCGCAGCGCCTCGGCGGTCGAGCCGTCGGCGGGCAGAAACGCCTCGATGCTGAGCTCGGCGGCGGTGAGGTCGAGCGCGGTCCCGAAGGTGGTGACGGTGCTCAGGAACCGCAGCAGCTGCCCACCGGTGGTGACGAGTTCCAGCGGCACCACCACCCCGCCCAGATCGGCGGTCTCGTCCTCGCCGCCCGGGTACGACTCGATCTCGGCGAGGAGCGCGGCGGTCTGTGCCGACCCGCTGACCGCGGCCTCACGCCGCAGACGTCCGATCACATGGTGACGCCACTGCGCCAGATTCCGGATCCGCGGGGCCAGACCGTCGGGATGCAGCGAGATCCGCAGCGCATTCGGCTGGGCCAGCAGGTGCGCGGCCACCCCGTCCAGCATGACCGCGGCTCCGGCGTTGACCTGCAGCACGTTCCAGCTGCGATCCACGGCCAGGCACGGAAACGGGTTGTACGCGTTGAGGACTCGATCGACACCGGCCCGCACCGCGGACATTCCGGGATCATCCATGGCGCGCTCCGAGTAGGCGGGTGCCAGCCCTGCAGCGATCAGCAGTTGGTTCTGCTCGCGCGCGGGCACGGCGAGTGCTTCGGCGAGCCGCAGCACCATCGCCCGGCTGGGTGTGGCCCGGCCGGTTTCGATGAAGCTGAGGTGTCGGGCCGACACGTCGGCCTCCAACGCGAGATCGAGCTGGCTCAGGCGGCGACGTTGCCGCCATGAGCGCAGCAA is part of the Mycobacterium adipatum genome and harbors:
- a CDS encoding helix-turn-helix domain-containing protein encodes the protein MVRRPDLVETGAVAGIDLQTPPFGSLLRSWRQRRRLSQLDLALEADVSARHLSFIETGRATPSRAMVLRLAEALAVPAREQNQLLIAAGLAPAYSERAMDDPGMSAVRAGVDRVLNAYNPFPCLAVDRSWNVLQVNAGAAVMLDGVAAHLLAQPNALRISLHPDGLAPRIRNLAQWRHHVIGRLRREAAVSGSAQTAALLAEIESYPGGEDETADLGGVVVPLELVTTGGQLLRFLSTVTTFGTALDLTAAELSIEAFLPADGSTAEALR
- a CDS encoding DUF7159 family protein, encoding MDAVLGLSMTPRSLSVVVVGGGDEPVGSAHNAFELSVEGSDGRSATERATAAVEAIAAARGERLTSIGLTWSDDADAEASLLMESLTESGFDNVVPIRLPEATEALARGMADVIGCRTTAVCVIEPDAAIALIVHTGDGAVQTAVNHGIDSDESLVGWLSTVFARADWQPEALVVVGSAGGFDTVLPRLEEALSVPVFAPAEAPLALARGAALASTHSAGLPLDSSPLFSSEGSGRHAAVEARISPASILTGLLVAGVVSFVVSASVALAVELSPQQPQARPAVTAERVVDEVPAVRPSPSVALPSPPPPAAPVVAEPVEAVAPVVEPVVESVPPPEVNPVVDDALADGNTPADGPYVLQAPAAAPPPPVVAPPTMAGPPPVVGPVYDQPKKPLLQRIRDKLRIGGDDQPPPIIMNPPMG
- a CDS encoding FadR/GntR family transcriptional regulator, with the translated sequence MALQPVDRRSVPEDVFEQILAEVLSGEMKPGDSLPSERRLAEVLGVSRPAIREALKRLTSIGLVEIRQGDTTTVRDFRRHAGLDLLPRLLLQAGELDTTVVRSILETRLHNGPKVAELAAARRGPGLAALLDAAIEALSEDTDPLQRQRHALTFWDHLVDGADSIAFRLMYNTLRATYEPALPALAVMMAAEVDRPEAYRAIAEAVQRGDAEAAAAAARALLEPATTALLGALTELENHR
- a CDS encoding sterol desaturase family protein; this encodes MSTRRGVTLADVGREFLRHPSPWMLTATLLAAAAARLAAGDWQVTDAAVPLVMLAVFPFVEWVIHVAILHWRPRRIAGLTVDPLLSRKHRDHHVEPREVALVFIPWQSLLWVLPLAVAIALVVFPSLGRGLTFLTSLALLGIAYEWCHYLIHTDYKPKSAVYRSIWRNHRQHHFKNEHYWFTVTSSGTADRVLGTYPDPGTVETSPTARHLHTRS
- a CDS encoding L,D-transpeptidase, encoding MNFRNVLATAGVAAVALLGSTATGVAAVSTPPQAVSVSPAPGDVVGVAYPVTVTFADPVRNRVQVERGITFSAGTVPAGTFDWLDDSTVRFTPTDFWPAHSSISVQAIGFKSSFDTGAQVVGVADISAHTYTVSIDGVVAREMPASMGKPGFATPIGRFTALGKESVVVMDSRTIGIPLDDPEGYKLTVYDAVRVTWGGVYVHGAPWSVSSQGYANVSHGCINLSPDNADWYYNNVSIGDPIIVQA